A single window of Vigna radiata var. radiata cultivar VC1973A chromosome 4, Vradiata_ver6, whole genome shotgun sequence DNA harbors:
- the LOC106759094 gene encoding uncharacterized protein LOC106759094, producing MKGSGSKGRVTMCLVVTLCLVIAVFLVMVLLAFTVFRPHEPVSRVDTIKIADMKLGMDFFSLSVNVNVTLDVGVSVENRNKFGFKYNNSSAQLKYKGILIGEGLIPDGEISGGETKGMNLTLTIMADRLASSNGVTKDITSGSMPLSTLVRMFGMVKVLGFIKFHVASTTSCDFTLNITNKTIQDNKCLSKAILSA from the coding sequence ATGAAAGGATCTGGCAGCAAAGGCAGAGTGACCATGTGCTTGGTGGTAACATTATGCTTAGTGATTGCAGTTTTTTTGGTAATGGTGCTCTTAGCATTTACAGTGTTCAGACCACACGAGCCTGTTAGCAGAGTGGACACCATAAAGATTGCGGACATGAAGCTTGGCATGGACTTTTTTAGCCTGAGTGTGAATGTGAATGTGACTCTGGATGTGGGTGTTTCAGTTGAAAACAGAAATAAATTTGGATTTAAGTACAACAATAGCTCTGCACAACTCAAATATAAGGGGATATTGATTGGAGAAGGCCTTATACCCGATGGAGAGATATCAGGGGGTGAGACCAAGGGAATGAACTTGACACTCACTATTATGGCTGACCGTTTGGCCTCCAGCAATGGGGTCACCAAAGACATTACATCAGGTTCAATGCCCCTCAGCACCTTGGTGAGAATGTTTGGCATGGTCAAAGTCTTAGGCTTTATCAAATTCCATGTGGCTTCCACCACTTCTTGTGATTTCACCCTCAATATTACCAACAAAACAATTCAGGACAACAAGTGCTTATCCAAGGCAATACTTTCAGCTTGA
- the LOC106758830 gene encoding uncharacterized protein LOC106758830 produces MSESAPKQEEIMTEAQKNQDQEQVVVISQKKLKRRRVCVMVTGAVLLLLIVVVIVAIILAFTLFKTKEPRTQLVSATLEGISPRVSFPAIDIKINVTLDLKVQVENRNRASFKHDGGKSVLLYKGKEVGETDIYPGLIPSRGSAILPCRLTLQADELASNLTSFLGDVIGGDISMDTVTRIPGRVTFLGFIKKHIVAKSYCQFTVSFPDFKITNQNCKSKAKL; encoded by the coding sequence ATGTCTGAATCAGCACCAAAACAAGAAGAGATCATGACAGAAGCTCAAAAGAACCAGGACCAGGAGCAAGTGGTGGTGATTTCACAGAAAAAGCTCAAGAGGAGAAGAGTTTGTGTAATGGTCACTGGGGCAGTGCTGTTACTGCTGATTGTGGTAGTGATTGTGGCAATCATCTTGGCCTTTACCTTGTTCAAGACCAAAGAGCCAAGGACTCAGCTTGTGTCTGCCACTTTGGAGGGTATAAGTCCCCGTGTCTCATTTCCTGCCATTGACATAAAGATCAATGTCACTCTTGATCTCAAGGTCCAGGTTGAGAACAGAAACCGTGCTAGTTTCAAGCATGATGGGGGAAAGAGTGTGTTGCTGTATAAGGGAAAAGAGGTTGGAGAGACAGACATATACCCTGGTTTGATTCCTTCAAGGGGGTCTGCGATACTACCATGCAGACTCACACTTCAGGCAGATGAACTAGCTTCCAACTTGACCAGTTTTCTCGGGGATGTAATTGGAGGAGATATCTCTATGGACACCGTTACTAGGATTCCTGGAAGAGTTACCTTCCTCGGATTCATCAAAAAACATATTGTTGCAAAGTCCTATTGCCAATTCACTGTTAGTTTTCCTGACTTCAAGATTACAAACCAAAATTGCAAGAGTAAGGCCAAGTTATGA